Proteins encoded together in one Nitratidesulfovibrio sp. window:
- a CDS encoding TRAP transporter large permease: MVGLILFGGMVLLFALNAPVAVALGGAAFAAVLAKGLAMPAGLEPMLAVQRLYAGADSFPLLAVPLFMLAGELMSAGGISRRIVALADALVGHLPGGLAAVSVVSAMFFAGVSGSAAADTAAVGSILIPAMVRRGYPAPLAGAVQAAGGCIGVIIPPSIPMIVFGALTGASIGRLFAGGLLPGLLMGASLVVLCVVEARRTGRLPERHFDARALWPAIRSGAWALGAPAIILGSVIGGVATATESAAMAVAYALLVGLYAHRELRWRDLPHLALCAGVTSAVVMLIIAAASLFGWVMALERLPQAIAGGLLSLTGDRVALLLLVNLLLLVVGAFLETTAAILLFVPVLVPLLPALGIDLVHLGVIVVVNLAIGMLTPPLGVCLVVSCSIARIPLSAISRAIVPMLVVLLVDLLLVTFCPPLVLWLGG, encoded by the coding sequence ATGGTGGGCCTGATCCTGTTCGGCGGCATGGTGTTGCTGTTCGCCCTGAACGCCCCGGTGGCCGTGGCCCTGGGTGGTGCCGCCTTTGCCGCCGTGCTGGCCAAGGGGCTGGCCATGCCCGCCGGGCTGGAGCCCATGCTGGCCGTGCAGCGGCTGTACGCCGGGGCCGATTCCTTTCCGCTGCTGGCCGTGCCGCTGTTCATGCTGGCAGGCGAACTGATGTCCGCCGGGGGCATTTCGCGGCGCATCGTGGCCCTGGCCGATGCGCTGGTGGGCCACCTGCCGGGTGGGCTGGCGGCGGTTTCGGTGGTGTCGGCCATGTTTTTTGCAGGGGTGTCCGGCTCTGCCGCCGCAGATACGGCCGCCGTGGGGTCCATCCTCATTCCGGCAATGGTCCGGCGCGGTTACCCGGCTCCGCTGGCGGGTGCGGTGCAGGCCGCCGGGGGGTGCATCGGGGTGATCATTCCGCCCAGCATTCCCATGATCGTGTTCGGCGCGCTGACCGGGGCCTCCATCGGGCGGCTGTTCGCGGGCGGGTTGCTGCCGGGGCTGCTCATGGGGGCATCGCTGGTGGTCTTGTGCGTGGTGGAGGCTCGCCGCACGGGCCGGCTGCCGGAACGGCACTTCGACGCGCGCGCCCTGTGGCCCGCCATCCGTTCCGGGGCATGGGCGCTGGGTGCGCCTGCCATCATCCTGGGGTCCGTCATCGGCGGCGTGGCCACTGCCACCGAATCGGCGGCCATGGCCGTGGCCTATGCCCTGCTGGTGGGGCTGTACGCCCACCGCGAACTGCGCTGGCGCGACCTGCCGCACCTGGCCCTGTGCGCCGGGGTGACCTCTGCCGTGGTCATGCTGATCATCGCCGCCGCATCGCTGTTCGGATGGGTGATGGCGCTGGAACGGCTGCCGCAGGCCATTGCGGGGGGGCTGCTGTCCCTGACCGGGGACCGGGTGGCGCTGTTGCTGCTGGTGAACCTGTTGCTGCTGGTGGTGGGGGCCTTTCTGGAAACCACCGCCGCCATCCTGCTGTTCGTGCCGGTGCTGGTGCCGCTGCTGCCCGCGCTGGGTATCGACCTGGTGCACCTGGGGGTCATCGTGGTGGTGAACCTGGCCATCGGCATGCTGACCCCGCCGCTGGGGGTGTGCCTGGTGGTGTCGTGCTCCATCGCGCGCATCCCGCTTTCCGCCATCAGCCGGGCCATCGTGCCCATGCTGGTGGTGCTGCTCGTCGATCTGTTGCTGGTGACCTTCTGTCCGCCGCTGGTGCTCTGGCTGGGCGGGTAG
- a CDS encoding TRAP transporter substrate-binding protein, whose translation MHHRFRSLSSLASLPSAVARPRRGRALAVSLVLALACLAAILPAGLRPARAATPTELTLAVVTTPGSAQHVCAERFRQLLEERSHGAYRVVVHHSGTLGTETEILQQLQLGGVQLAIITLGVLDPFVPEVKVLDYPFLFRDAAEADRVLDGAAGRSLLDALERVGLKGLHFSENGFRHLTNNVRPVRTVDDVRGLKIRVLESTLHRELWRALGANPTPMGWPIYAELQQGTIDGQENPLWVMAEYRMPEVQKYLSLTGHVYSAHADLANLAWFNGLPQADREMVMQCMAAAAVYQRDYNRRKDAEYLRQLREAGMQVVDAPDLASFRARTDALRQGSLFADPRTHDMLARVLAAVGR comes from the coding sequence ATGCACCACCGTTTTCGTTCTCTCTCCTCGCTCGCGTCGTTGCCGTCCGCCGTGGCCCGCCCACGCCGTGGGCGCGCCCTTGCCGTGTCCCTTGTGCTGGCCTTGGCCTGTCTGGCGGCCATCCTGCCCGCAGGGCTCCGCCCCGCCCGCGCCGCCACCCCCACGGAACTGACCCTGGCCGTGGTGACCACGCCCGGCTCGGCCCAGCACGTCTGCGCCGAACGGTTCCGGCAACTGCTGGAGGAACGCTCGCACGGGGCCTACCGGGTGGTGGTGCACCATTCCGGCACCCTGGGCACGGAGACGGAAATCCTGCAACAGTTGCAGTTGGGCGGGGTGCAGTTGGCCATCATCACCCTTGGCGTGCTCGACCCGTTCGTGCCCGAGGTGAAGGTGCTGGACTACCCGTTCCTGTTCCGCGATGCGGCAGAGGCGGACCGCGTGCTGGACGGGGCGGCGGGAAGGTCGCTGCTTGATGCGCTGGAGCGGGTGGGGCTGAAGGGGCTGCACTTTTCGGAGAACGGCTTCCGCCACCTGACCAACAACGTCCGCCCGGTGCGCACCGTGGACGATGTGCGCGGCCTGAAGATCCGGGTGCTGGAATCGACCCTGCACCGCGAGTTGTGGCGTGCCCTGGGCGCCAATCCCACGCCCATGGGCTGGCCCATCTACGCGGAATTGCAGCAGGGCACCATTGACGGGCAGGAAAACCCCCTGTGGGTCATGGCGGAATACCGCATGCCCGAGGTGCAGAAATACCTTTCGCTGACCGGGCATGTGTATTCCGCCCACGCGGACCTGGCCAATCTGGCCTGGTTCAACGGATTGCCCCAGGCCGACCGGGAGATGGTCATGCAGTGCATGGCCGCCGCCGCCGTGTACCAGCGGGACTACAACCGCCGGAAGGACGCCGAGTACCTGCGCCAACTGCGCGAAGCGGGCATGCAGGTGGTGGACGCGCCGGATCTGGCCTCGTTTCGGGCGCGCACCGACGCGCTGCGCCAGGGCTCCCTGTTCGCCGACCCGCGCACCCACGACATGCTGGCGCGCGTGCTGGCGGCGGTGGGGCGCTAG
- a CDS encoding TRAP transporter small permease, whose protein sequence is MADGHFFAPPAAVSASVAGGNGSGGRGPGPAVTRALLSVAARCDAVARVWLAGATLAMAGLLIAQVVFRYAFNNSLFWSEELGRALLVQLTFIGASVAWRGRAHIGMDALVARFSPDWAWRARLLVLCVCVAFFAAVAWHGARFALFLLPQQTAALGVSRAVVFVAVPVGGALLTLHGLADLLAHLWPGASGTAGAGGQGRGDAALSCGMADRDADTAAAPPSDGASVAPPMPEGR, encoded by the coding sequence ATGGCTGACGGACACTTCTTCGCGCCGCCCGCCGCCGTGTCCGCGTCCGTGGCCGGGGGCAACGGCTCTGGCGGGCGGGGCCCCGGCCCGGCCGTGACCCGGGCGCTGCTGTCCGTGGCCGCGCGGTGCGATGCCGTGGCCCGCGTCTGGCTGGCCGGTGCAACCCTGGCCATGGCCGGGCTGCTCATCGCGCAGGTGGTCTTTCGCTATGCGTTTAACAATTCGCTGTTCTGGTCGGAAGAACTGGGCCGCGCCCTGCTGGTGCAGCTGACCTTCATCGGCGCCTCGGTGGCCTGGCGGGGCCGGGCGCACATCGGCATGGACGCGCTGGTGGCGCGCTTTTCGCCGGACTGGGCATGGCGGGCGCGGCTGCTGGTGCTGTGCGTGTGCGTGGCCTTTTTCGCCGCCGTGGCCTGGCACGGCGCGCGGTTCGCCCTGTTCCTGTTGCCGCAGCAGACGGCGGCCCTTGGCGTGTCGCGGGCCGTGGTCTTCGTGGCCGTGCCCGTGGGCGGCGCGCTGCTGACCCTGCACGGACTGGCGGACCTGCTGGCCCACCTGTGGCCCGGTGCCAGCGGTACTGCGGGTGCTGGCGGGCAGGGCAGGGGCGATGCCGCGCTGTCATGCGGCATGGCGGACCGGGACGCGGACACCGCCGCCGCGCCGCCTTCCGACGGCGCTTCTGTGGCGCCCCCCATGCCGGAGGGCCGCTGA
- the lgt gene encoding prolipoprotein diacylglyceryl transferase, translated as MLAYPRIDPVAVSIGPLQFRWYGLMYLFGFVSGWWLGRRRAAQPGSGWHPQQVDDMVTWAIFGVVLGGRLGYILFYDLAYYVSQPAAIFQIWHGGMSFHGGLLGVLFAVWMYARRAEREFLSVVDFVAPLIPPGLFFGRIGNFINGELWGAPTTLPWAMVFPDGGPFPRHPSQLYEAALEGVVLFAAVWWFSGRKRPVGAVSGLFGVLYAIFRFAVEFVREPDPQLGYLAFGWLTMGQVLCLPLLGVGLWLLLRNRGAAEGAAAR; from the coding sequence ATGCTCGCATACCCCCGCATAGATCCCGTGGCCGTTTCCATCGGCCCGTTGCAGTTCCGCTGGTACGGGCTGATGTACCTGTTCGGCTTCGTCTCCGGCTGGTGGCTGGGCCGCCGCCGCGCCGCGCAGCCCGGCAGCGGCTGGCACCCGCAGCAGGTGGACGACATGGTCACCTGGGCCATCTTCGGCGTGGTACTGGGGGGGCGGCTGGGCTACATCCTGTTCTACGACCTCGCCTACTACGTCAGCCAGCCCGCCGCCATCTTCCAGATATGGCACGGGGGCATGTCCTTTCACGGGGGATTGCTGGGGGTGCTGTTCGCGGTGTGGATGTACGCCCGGCGCGCCGAACGCGAATTCCTGTCCGTGGTGGACTTCGTGGCGCCGCTGATTCCGCCGGGGCTGTTCTTTGGCCGCATCGGCAACTTCATCAACGGCGAATTGTGGGGCGCGCCCACCACGTTGCCATGGGCCATGGTGTTTCCCGATGGCGGCCCCTTTCCCCGCCATCCTTCGCAACTGTACGAGGCCGCGCTGGAAGGCGTGGTGCTGTTTGCCGCCGTCTGGTGGTTTTCCGGGCGCAAGCGCCCGGTGGGCGCGGTGTCCGGCCTGTTCGGCGTGCTGTACGCGATCTTCCGCTTTGCCGTGGAGTTCGTGCGCGAGCCCGATCCGCAGTTGGGCTATCTGGCCTTCGGCTGGCTGACCATGGGGCAGGTGCTGTGCCTGCCGTTGCTCGGCGTGGGGCTGTGGCTGCTGCTGCGCAATCGCGGTGCAGCGGAAGGGGCAGCCGCAAGATAG
- a CDS encoding MerR family transcriptional regulator, with translation MTEGNLTHRDLARLLGVSETTVKSYRRKFPDCIPVASQGKPIRFTAEAAAVSLRIRDLFEMGMSVEEVRARLAAEFAWIAPEAPARDDRDDRDDAEPAEPATLAQPTQVELPQDFTLAVSNLAKSMVGLTQQQNAILKRVQHIETLITALAPAGDGVAGSTGTTGSTGSTGTTSLQGRPAWLDEAQALAARFEALLGAVAGSEGSDDRQSAPAAPMDTPHAMSAMSGVPGMSATSGMSGAPASPAPETFATPAPPDGEPDGDDAQAATTPAPSGGRVVPFPGGLSAPPASAPGAPDTAFPAQQDLPRHLLALPLVVQSPQGEFLGVAGRARGRFCINDLKAMLAFAFQPPDHYALRCEPTEEGGWWLTLEQPQAETPYDVVLLVDESVTPRGNQVAVVRRYVANGVESHPTEIYGFLRAVQG, from the coding sequence ATGACCGAAGGCAACCTGACCCACCGCGACCTCGCCCGCCTGCTGGGCGTTTCCGAAACCACGGTCAAAAGCTACCGCCGCAAGTTCCCGGACTGCATCCCCGTGGCCAGCCAGGGCAAGCCCATCCGCTTCACGGCGGAGGCGGCGGCAGTGTCCCTGCGCATCCGCGACCTGTTCGAGATGGGCATGTCGGTGGAAGAGGTGCGCGCCCGCCTGGCCGCAGAATTCGCGTGGATAGCGCCGGAAGCCCCTGCCCGTGACGACCGGGATGACCGGGACGACGCTGAACCCGCCGAACCTGCCACCTTGGCCCAGCCCACCCAGGTGGAACTGCCGCAGGACTTCACCCTGGCCGTGAGCAACCTGGCCAAGAGCATGGTGGGGCTGACCCAGCAGCAGAACGCCATCCTGAAACGGGTGCAGCACATCGAGACCCTGATCACCGCGCTGGCCCCCGCCGGGGATGGTGTGGCCGGTTCGACGGGCACGACAGGCTCGACAGGCTCGACTGGCACGACCTCCTTGCAGGGCCGCCCCGCCTGGCTGGACGAGGCGCAGGCCCTGGCCGCCCGGTTCGAGGCCCTGCTGGGTGCCGTGGCCGGTTCCGAAGGAAGCGACGACAGGCAGTCCGCACCTGCCGCCCCCATGGACACCCCCCACGCCATGTCTGCCATGTCCGGCGTGCCCGGCATGTCCGCCACATCCGGCATGTCCGGCGCCCCCGCATCGCCCGCGCCCGAAACGTTTGCCACACCCGCGCCCCCCGACGGCGAACCCGACGGGGACGATGCCCAGGCCGCCACCACGCCCGCACCCTCCGGCGGTCGGGTGGTGCCCTTCCCCGGCGGCTTGTCCGCCCCCCCGGCCAGTGCACCCGGCGCACCGGACACCGCCTTTCCCGCGCAGCAGGACCTGCCGCGCCACCTGCTGGCCCTGCCCCTGGTGGTGCAGTCGCCCCAAGGAGAATTTCTGGGCGTGGCCGGGCGGGCGCGCGGGCGGTTCTGCATCAACGACCTGAAGGCCATGCTGGCCTTTGCCTTCCAGCCGCCGGACCACTACGCCCTGCGCTGCGAACCGACAGAGGAAGGCGGATGGTGGCTGACCCTGGAACAGCCGCAGGCCGAAACCCCGTATGACGTGGTGTTGCTGGTGGACGAATCGGTCACCCCGCGCGGCAATCAGGTCGCCGTGGTGCGCCGCTACGTGGCCAACGGCGTGGAAAGCCACCCCACGGAAATCTACGGCTTTCTGCGCGCGGTGCAGGGCTAG
- the infA gene encoding translation initiation factor IF-1 — MAKEDAIEVDGVVQEALPNAMFRVELENGHEVLAHISGKMRKFYIRILPGDRVKVELSPYDLTRGRITYRMK; from the coding sequence ATGGCAAAGGAAGATGCCATCGAGGTTGACGGCGTTGTGCAGGAAGCCCTGCCCAACGCGATGTTCCGTGTGGAGCTCGAGAATGGCCACGAAGTGCTGGCCCACATCTCCGGCAAGATGCGCAAGTTCTACATCCGCATCCTGCCCGGCGACCGTGTGAAGGTAGAGCTTTCACCGTACGACCTGACGCGTGGCCGCATCACCTACCGCATGAAATAG
- a CDS encoding ATP-binding protein, translated as MKQYSLRKRLVVGTWLLLIVALLPPYLYFDKTLRRDVLLEAKARAAEDVDTTYWLLREHPPFPTYQHLNAWVTELSRRTGTRITYIVDGHVMADSDVPFERLSTLEDHANRPEVLAARTGTLGTDVRFSATLGKDLIYAARMVDSIAGLDPGTLRLALPLSVVHDRLDRMEKGLVWAFLFSLMASGALGLVVTRPLLRGMETMAMAAQAIGQGEYGRRIRDIPGRELRPLAHAINGMAHNIEQHLHQLNEQKGRLEAVFNGMHEGVMVLDAAGRIDSMNHALTAMFTGIGNKLGATPLEATMKPELQRMVDEMLVSPNARGISMQADLGEGRAFEISLVPFRDASGQRMVLVFHDISEREKLEHIRRDFVANVSHELKTPLTSIKGYAETLLEGPPASREQMSAFLRTILKNANHMTKMVNSLLVLARSEHKGDKVALTGVDAAEVLRQTVRELEPVASRKEITLDNGVGAGPLVVLADRDGLVEVFRNLLDNAIKYSPPQTRVAVSATAADGRVTLCVSDQGPGIPEKSRERIFERFYRLDRDGDGTKNGSAGLGLAICRRIVMSHGGDIWVESPLDAVNRTGAAFFVMLAAPRPQDEGWDGDMNGEAPDGDELDGDGTDGDGTDDIPDTPAVLHAGTSTGPNAGAATPEGSTATAGGPDADKPDASGHTGAGEPHGPSREA; from the coding sequence ATGAAACAGTACTCCCTGCGCAAACGGCTCGTCGTGGGCACCTGGCTGCTGCTGATCGTGGCGTTGCTGCCGCCCTATCTCTATTTCGACAAGACCCTGCGCCGCGACGTGCTGCTGGAGGCCAAGGCCCGCGCCGCCGAGGATGTGGACACCACCTACTGGCTGCTGCGCGAGCACCCGCCCTTTCCCACGTACCAGCACCTCAATGCCTGGGTCACGGAACTCTCGCGCCGCACCGGCACCCGCATCACCTACATCGTGGACGGCCATGTCATGGCCGATTCCGACGTGCCCTTCGAGCGGCTGTCCACGCTGGAAGACCACGCCAACCGGCCCGAGGTGCTGGCCGCCCGCACCGGAACGCTGGGCACCGACGTGCGCTTCAGCGCCACCCTGGGCAAGGACCTGATCTACGCCGCCCGCATGGTGGACAGCATCGCCGGGCTGGACCCCGGCACCCTGCGCCTTGCCCTGCCCCTGTCGGTGGTGCACGACCGGCTGGACCGCATGGAAAAGGGGCTGGTGTGGGCCTTCCTGTTCTCGCTCATGGCCAGCGGCGCGCTGGGCCTGGTGGTCACGCGGCCCCTGCTGCGCGGCATGGAAACCATGGCCATGGCGGCCCAGGCCATCGGCCAGGGTGAATACGGGCGACGCATCCGCGACATACCGGGCCGTGAATTGCGCCCCCTGGCCCACGCCATCAACGGCATGGCCCACAACATCGAGCAGCACCTGCACCAGTTGAACGAGCAGAAGGGGCGGCTGGAAGCCGTGTTCAACGGTATGCACGAAGGGGTCATGGTGCTGGACGCCGCCGGGCGCATCGATTCCATGAACCATGCGCTTACCGCCATGTTCACGGGCATCGGCAACAAGCTGGGCGCCACCCCGCTGGAAGCCACCATGAAGCCGGAACTGCAACGCATGGTGGACGAAATGCTGGTATCGCCCAACGCGCGCGGCATCAGCATGCAGGCCGACCTTGGCGAGGGCCGCGCCTTCGAGATTTCGCTGGTGCCCTTCCGCGATGCCTCTGGCCAGCGCATGGTCCTGGTATTCCACGACATCAGCGAGCGCGAAAAGCTGGAGCACATCCGCCGCGACTTCGTGGCCAACGTTTCGCACGAGCTCAAGACTCCGCTCACCAGCATCAAGGGCTATGCCGAAACGCTGCTGGAAGGGCCACCCGCCTCGCGCGAGCAGATGTCCGCCTTTTTGCGCACCATCCTCAAGAACGCCAACCACATGACCAAGATGGTCAACAGCCTGCTGGTGCTGGCCCGCTCGGAACACAAGGGCGACAAGGTGGCCCTGACCGGCGTGGACGCCGCCGAGGTGCTGCGCCAGACCGTGCGTGAACTGGAACCGGTGGCCTCGCGCAAGGAAATCACGCTAGACAACGGCGTGGGGGCAGGACCGCTGGTGGTGCTGGCCGATCGCGACGGACTGGTGGAGGTGTTCCGCAACCTGCTGGACAACGCCATCAAGTACAGCCCGCCGCAGACGCGGGTGGCCGTGTCCGCCACCGCCGCCGACGGCAGGGTGACCCTGTGCGTGAGCGACCAGGGGCCGGGCATTCCGGAAAAGAGCCGGGAACGCATCTTCGAACGGTTCTACCGCCTGGACCGCGACGGCGACGGAACCAAGAACGGCAGCGCGGGGCTGGGCCTGGCCATCTGCCGCCGCATCGTCATGAGCCACGGCGGCGACATCTGGGTGGAAAGCCCGCTGGATGCCGTCAACCGCACGGGCGCCGCGTTCTTCGTGATGCTGGCCGCCCCCCGGCCCCAGGACGAGGGCTGGGACGGTGACATGAACGGCGAAGCGCCGGACGGCGACGAACTGGACGGTGATGGGACGGACGGCGACGGGACGGACGACATTCCGGACACCCCGGCAGTGCTGCACGCTGGCACGTCCACGGGGCCGAACGCCGGAGCCGCTACGCCGGAAGGTTCCACCGCTACGGCAGGCGGGCCCGATGCAGACAAACCCGATGCATCGGGGCACACAGGGGCGGGCGAGCCGCACGGCCCCTCACGCGAGGCATGA